In Papaver somniferum cultivar HN1 chromosome 1, ASM357369v1, whole genome shotgun sequence, a genomic segment contains:
- the LOC113351074 gene encoding uncharacterized protein LOC113351074, whose translation MAKYLTPEDVAITEAWISITLDGVAGVDQNSNQFWERVFDTYVSIFGNKNDRTVHKLQNRFGTLKKDLKKWVGILRNLHRNNASGCGNDDLERKARLEYSKVSKGKPFQNEEVYRLSKAHVLGFNPEEIDPTQNVEDESDAPSFNASTSSAPARSDPRWHEEDGPRRPTGKRAQQREASELSAINNGTERILKHFSEENAKKMAILDGREEYLLTITKTKKKSVDLALEKHELEVLYVVVETLPEWKQQFMLDKQNKILEKHGYPPRTLDYPSTM comes from the exons ATGGCAAAATATCTTACACCCGAAGATGTTGCAATCACCGAAGCTTGGATAAGCATTACACTTGATGGTGTTGCCGGAGTTGATCAAAACTCAAACCAGTTTTGGGAGCGGGTATTCGATACATATGTAAGCATCTTTGGGAATAAAAATGACAGAACTGTTCATAAGTTGCAAAATAGATTTGGTACCTTGAAAAAAGATCTCAAAAAATGGGTTGGTATCTTAAGAAATTTGCATAGAAACAATGCAAGCGGATGCGGAAATGATGATCTT gaAAGAAAAGCTAGATTGGAATATAGTAAGGTTAGCAAGGGAAAACCTTTTCAAAATGAAGAGGTGTACCGACTTTCCAAAGCCCATGTTCTCGGATTCAATCCCGAAGAAATTGATCCTACTCAAAATGTGGAAGATGAATCGGATGCTCCTAGTTTTAATGCTTCAACAAGTAGTGCTCCCGCAAGAAGCGACCCAAGATGGCATGAAGAGGATGGCCCTCGTCGACCAACGGGGAAAAGGGCTCAACAAAGGGAAGCTTCTGAGCTATCGGCCATCAACAACGGAACAGAGCGTATTTTGAAACATTTTAGTGAAGAGAATGCAAAGAAGATGGCAATATTGGATGGACGAGAAGAATATTTATTAACTATTACAAAGACAAAAAAGAAATCCGTGGATTTGGCTTTGGAGAAACATGAACTCGAAGTGTTGTATGTGGTGGTTGAGACCTTGCCGGAATGGAAGCAACAATTTATGTTGGAtaaacaaaataagattttggAAAAACATGGTTATCCTCCTAGAACACTTGATTATCCTAGCACTATGTAG